In a genomic window of Candidatus Manganitrophaceae bacterium:
- a CDS encoding UDP-2,4-diacetamido-2,4,6-trideoxy-beta-L-altropyranose hydrolase, with amino-acid sequence MINVLILTEGGRDVGFGHITRCTALYQAFEERGISTEFIVEGDESVEGLLQGRQYRIMPWRSDLQKLTSLLESAEIIVIDSYLAGIEIYEIISKRAKYPVYIDDYQRIAYPKGLLVNGTLYAEEMDYPQGSERSYLLGSRYILLHKEFWNIRHEEAKETVGRILITFGGDDVRGLTPKIMKLLIDAFPDCKKRVIIGKGFREVNEIERLKDIHTELDYYPDREGMKRAILESDVAVSAGGQTLYELARVGVPAVSIAVAENQLNNVMGWERAGFIDYAGWWESRMLLERVLASLIRLRDKGERVRRSQIGKKLVDGGGSGRVRDFLLGL; translated from the coding sequence ATGATTAATGTCTTGATCCTGACGGAAGGAGGCCGGGACGTCGGTTTCGGCCACATCACACGATGCACGGCGCTCTATCAGGCGTTTGAGGAACGGGGGATTTCTACGGAATTTATCGTGGAAGGGGATGAAAGTGTGGAAGGGCTTCTTCAGGGGAGGCAATACCGGATCATGCCCTGGCGGAGCGATCTGCAAAAACTTACTTCCTTATTGGAAAGCGCGGAGATCATCGTCATCGACTCTTATCTCGCCGGAATCGAGATCTATGAAATCATCTCCAAGAGAGCAAAATATCCGGTCTATATCGACGATTACCAGCGGATCGCCTATCCGAAGGGGCTGTTGGTGAATGGAACCCTCTATGCGGAGGAGATGGATTATCCTCAGGGAAGCGAGCGGAGTTATCTGTTGGGAAGTCGATATATTCTCCTCCATAAGGAATTCTGGAATATTCGGCATGAGGAAGCAAAAGAGACCGTCGGCCGCATTCTGATCACGTTCGGTGGAGACGATGTGAGAGGGCTGACGCCAAAGATCATGAAGCTGCTCATTGATGCTTTCCCCGATTGTAAAAAGCGGGTGATTATTGGAAAAGGATTCCGGGAGGTTAACGAGATCGAACGGTTGAAAGACATCCATACCGAGCTCGATTATTATCCGGACAGAGAAGGGATGAAGCGGGCCATCCTGGAATCGGATGTCGCCGTCTCGGCAGGAGGCCAAACCCTCTATGAACTCGCGAGGGTCGGCGTCCCGGCTGTGTCGATTGCCGTGGCGGAGAATCAATTGAACAATGTGATGGGCTGGGAGCGTGCCGGTTTCATCGACTATGCCGGATGGTGGGAAAGCCGGATGCTGCTTGAGAGAGTCCTCGCCTCTCTGATTCGATTGAGAGATAAAGGTGAACGGGTGCGAAGAAGCCAGATTGGGAAAAAATTGGTCGACGGTGGCGGGAGCGGGCGGGTCCGAGATTTCCTTTTGGGACTTTAG
- a CDS encoding DUF4910 domain-containing protein has product MSEMFDLLKKIYPLRLAPVSEDTDKAAEILRGVLPFQIHEYASGLEHNGWTVPQKWKAVRAEIKKNGKVIYDGMKHPLGVIGYSTSFTGKISLEELKEHLFYHPVFPEALVYHCDYYYKPWRRDWGMSIPHQLYKELDRGEYEVILETVAEPGTMKVLDYFLEGETQETILFNAHDCHAGQANDDVSGIVVTVEIMKRLAQRKKRRYSYRAIIAPEHLGTVFYLENLPEKVVKTFRGGMFLEMLGHQNRFALQKSFTGESLIDKAAKVYLARHFSDFHEADFRKVVGNDETVWEAPGFEIPFISLSRAHPMYPEYHSSLDDERIIFEDKLEEAVQAVSGILEILETNTTLKRHFKGLVALSNPKYDLYISTADPSIRPTVAEDQKKWNYLMDCLCRYFDEKTTLLDIAMKHEIDYAKLYQYVKKYEEKGLVSLSK; this is encoded by the coding sequence ATGAGCGAGATGTTTGACCTTCTTAAAAAGATCTACCCCCTTCGACTGGCTCCGGTGTCGGAAGACACCGACAAGGCGGCGGAGATTCTCCGCGGAGTCCTGCCGTTTCAGATCCATGAATATGCATCGGGGTTGGAGCACAACGGATGGACCGTTCCGCAAAAGTGGAAGGCGGTTCGGGCCGAGATCAAGAAGAACGGAAAGGTCATCTATGATGGGATGAAGCATCCGCTGGGGGTGATCGGATATTCCACTTCCTTTACAGGGAAAATTTCTCTCGAAGAGCTCAAGGAGCATCTCTTTTACCACCCGGTCTTTCCGGAGGCGCTGGTCTATCACTGCGATTATTACTATAAGCCGTGGCGGCGGGACTGGGGGATGTCGATCCCCCATCAGCTTTATAAGGAGCTCGACCGAGGGGAGTACGAAGTGATCTTGGAGACGGTCGCCGAACCGGGGACGATGAAGGTTCTCGATTATTTTCTGGAAGGAGAGACGCAGGAGACGATTCTCTTCAACGCGCATGATTGCCACGCGGGGCAGGCGAACGATGATGTCTCCGGAATCGTGGTGACGGTGGAGATCATGAAGCGATTGGCCCAGAGAAAGAAGAGAAGATACAGCTATCGGGCGATCATCGCGCCGGAGCACTTGGGAACCGTTTTTTATCTGGAGAATCTCCCCGAGAAGGTCGTGAAGACATTTCGGGGAGGGATGTTCCTCGAAATGCTCGGCCATCAAAACCGATTCGCTCTTCAGAAATCGTTCACCGGAGAGAGTCTGATCGACAAGGCGGCGAAGGTCTATCTCGCGCGTCATTTCTCCGACTTCCACGAAGCCGATTTCAGAAAAGTGGTCGGCAACGACGAGACGGTCTGGGAGGCCCCCGGTTTCGAGATTCCCTTTATTTCGCTCTCCCGGGCCCATCCGATGTATCCGGAGTACCACTCCAGTCTCGACGACGAGCGGATCATTTTCGAGGACAAGTTGGAGGAAGCGGTCCAGGCCGTCTCAGGGATTCTCGAGATCCTCGAGACGAATACAACATTGAAGCGCCACTTCAAAGGGCTCGTCGCCCTGAGCAACCCGAAGTATGATCTTTACATCTCGACGGCCGATCCGAGCATCCGTCCGACGGTGGCCGAAGATCAAAAAAAATGGAACTACCTGATGGATTGTCTCTGCCGGTATTTTGATGAAAAGACGACCCTGCTCGATATCGCGATGAAGCATGAGATCGATTACGCCAAGCTCTATCAATATGTCAAAAAGTATGAGGAAAAAGGGCTGGTCTCTTTAAGTAAGTAA
- a CDS encoding GNAT family N-acetyltransferase yields MKKSSAHTESGRFLEGKRIYLREVRSSDVNERYHRWMNDPEVTQFLESRFFPNSLEKLQEYVSGKQGDRDNIFLAIILKEGERHIGNIKLGPIEWIHRIADIGVLIGEKDCWGKGYATEAIHLISDYAFNVLNLHKVNAGCYGTNEGSARAFQKAGFVVEGVRKGQFYANGLYVDDILLGLIRPDCNGGGDWHDD; encoded by the coding sequence ATGAAAAAGAGTTCCGCTCACACAGAATCAGGCCGGTTCCTGGAAGGAAAGCGGATTTATCTCCGCGAGGTGCGCTCCTCGGATGTCAACGAACGCTACCACCGTTGGATGAATGATCCTGAGGTGACCCAGTTTTTGGAGAGCCGGTTCTTTCCGAACTCGCTGGAGAAACTCCAGGAGTATGTCTCCGGAAAACAGGGTGATCGAGATAATATTTTTCTTGCGATTATTTTGAAAGAGGGAGAGCGCCACATTGGCAATATCAAACTGGGTCCGATCGAGTGGATTCATCGCATCGCCGATATCGGCGTTCTCATCGGTGAGAAAGATTGTTGGGGGAAAGGGTATGCGACCGAGGCGATCCATCTGATCTCTGATTATGCCTTCAACGTTTTGAATCTTCACAAGGTGAACGCCGGCTGTTACGGTACCAACGAAGGTTCGGCCCGGGCGTTTCAAAAGGCCGGTTTCGTCGTGGAAGGAGTTCGAAAAGGACAATTCTACGCCAATGGCCTCTATGTCGATGACATTCTATTAGGCTTGATACGACCGGATTGTAATGGGGGAGGCGATTGGCACGATGATTAA
- the hisF gene encoding imidazole glycerol phosphate synthase subunit HisF has translation MLKRRLIPKLQMKTTTHGRSDRKVLVTTRQFKAVFEIGDPVSQAKIYEAQAADELIFLDLDASADRRKPTLEVVRRAAEEIFMPFTVGGGVRSIDDFRDLLSSGADKVSINTAAVETPDLINEAADIFGAQCIVLSIDYRMDQEGASAVWIKGGRLKTDLHPATWAVEAEKRGAGEILLTSIDRDGMRGGVDLEMVRTVAEAVSIPVIASGGCGAASHFVDGFQRGKADAVAAGTYFCFKDENPMQTRSQIRNAGIPIRMHR, from the coding sequence ATGCTGAAGCGCCGACTGATTCCGAAATTACAGATGAAGACGACCACCCACGGCCGATCGGATCGAAAAGTGTTGGTGACCACCCGTCAATTCAAAGCGGTCTTTGAGATCGGCGACCCCGTTTCACAGGCGAAGATCTATGAGGCCCAGGCGGCCGACGAGTTGATTTTCCTCGACCTCGACGCCTCCGCAGACCGGCGAAAGCCGACCCTGGAAGTGGTTCGTCGCGCGGCCGAGGAGATCTTCATGCCATTTACGGTCGGGGGCGGGGTGAGGTCGATCGACGATTTCCGAGACCTTCTTTCCAGTGGGGCGGATAAGGTGAGCATCAACACCGCCGCCGTCGAGACCCCCGATCTGATCAATGAAGCGGCCGATATCTTCGGCGCGCAATGTATCGTGTTAAGCATCGATTATCGAATGGACCAGGAAGGGGCGTCCGCGGTCTGGATTAAGGGAGGGCGATTGAAGACAGATCTCCATCCGGCCACCTGGGCGGTCGAAGCGGAGAAGCGGGGTGCGGGCGAGATCCTGCTGACGTCGATTGATCGGGACGGCATGCGCGGCGGAGTCGACTTAGAAATGGTCCGGACGGTGGCCGAGGCGGTCTCGATTCCGGTGATCGCTTCGGGAGGGTGCGGCGCGGCGTCCCATTTTGTCGACGGTTTTCAGCGCGGGAAGGCTGATGCCGTCGCGGCGGGAACCTATTTCTGCTTTAAGGATGAGAATCCGATGCAGACCCGCTCTCAGATCCGGAATGCAGGGATCCCGATCCGGATGCATCGATAG